From the genome of Hathewaya histolytica, one region includes:
- a CDS encoding DUF4883 family protein — translation MKKYKSLLILILCFSLFLSGCYIKIDTSKFKKKKPSKSYYTNEMLNCFKAEDPTEINILYLNFYKGKRLEEGEILTTRKFFKYLKPENYIYKPKDLPQNPEYKIFITFSERKFVIDVYNENYISLYPWDGDYEKDYIYMKDTYTSYNLFNLCKYIVPNTK, via the coding sequence ATGAAAAAATATAAAAGCCTCCTTATTTTAATACTGTGTTTTTCCCTTTTTTTAAGTGGATGCTATATAAAAATAGATACTTCAAAATTTAAAAAGAAAAAACCCTCAAAATCCTATTATACAAATGAAATGCTAAATTGTTTTAAAGCAGAGGATCCAACTGAAATAAATATCCTATATTTAAACTTTTATAAGGGTAAAAGATTAGAAGAAGGTGAAATTCTTACTACTAGGAAATTTTTTAAATATCTAAAACCTGAAAATTATATATATAAACCTAAAGACCTTCCTCAAAATCCAGAGTATAAGATTTTCATAACTTTCTCAGAAAGAAAATTTGTTATAGATGTTTATAATGAAAATTATATTTCACTATATCCTTGGGATGGGGATTATGAGAAAGACTATATATATATGAAAGATACATATACTTCATATAATTTATTTAATCTTTGTAAATATATAGTTCCAAATACAAAATAA
- a CDS encoding CPC_1213 family protein gives MDNKLRNTKQNKNEDGKFKKKNIKHGRKESARTVFGNIESESND, from the coding sequence ATGGATAATAAGTTAAGGAATACAAAGCAAAATAAAAATGAGGATGGGAAATTTAAAAAGAAAAATATAAAACATGGAAGAAAAGAAAGTGCTAGAACTGTATTTGGAAATATAGAATCAGAAAGTAATGATTAA